In a genomic window of Sphingomonas koreensis:
- a CDS encoding S41 family peptidase gives MIARRGVLGGGIACVAAPLWAREPERDISYAQDFDEMWRTLAEHYCFFGEKATDWEKVRSVYRPQAIAAPSRHALAQVLKRALAELYDPHTTVRNSPDGTARTPPFDLMVARAADGIRVTAVQAESAAAEAGIAIGDVLTAIEGVPAEAAIQAAALRCLKRQDPAADAFVLGTVAAGRRGMPRRFAVRSGDAPAREIALPIKQRADPADVAHRRLENGIGLITIRSFGALTSVVAVDAALAELRDAPALLIDVRGNGGGDTAVARPIMGRFITERAPYGYMRRRAGAGLSRRWTEYVEPRGPFTWTKPVIVLCDHWSASMAEGFPMGMRGLGRATIVGTPMMGLGAAVFQLRLDRSGIDLQYSAEPVYDVQDRPRWTMRPDVVVSDGADILAAGVAEAKRRMAQG, from the coding sequence TTGATCGCGCGCCGGGGCGTCTTGGGCGGCGGGATCGCCTGCGTCGCTGCGCCCCTGTGGGCGCGCGAACCGGAGCGTGACATCAGCTACGCGCAGGATTTCGACGAGATGTGGCGCACGCTGGCCGAGCACTACTGCTTCTTCGGCGAGAAGGCGACCGACTGGGAGAAGGTGCGCAGCGTCTATCGCCCGCAGGCAATCGCCGCGCCGTCGCGGCACGCGTTGGCACAGGTGCTGAAGCGCGCGCTTGCGGAGCTTTACGACCCGCATACGACAGTGCGCAACAGCCCCGACGGGACCGCGCGGACGCCGCCGTTCGACCTGATGGTCGCGCGGGCCGCGGACGGGATCCGCGTGACGGCCGTGCAGGCGGAGTCGGCGGCTGCAGAGGCCGGAATCGCGATCGGTGACGTGCTGACCGCGATCGAGGGCGTGCCGGCCGAGGCAGCGATCCAGGCCGCCGCGCTGCGCTGCCTCAAGCGGCAGGATCCGGCGGCCGATGCCTTCGTGCTCGGCACCGTCGCAGCGGGACGGCGGGGGATGCCCCGGCGCTTTGCCGTGCGATCCGGTGACGCGCCCGCGCGGGAGATCGCGCTGCCGATCAAGCAACGGGCCGACCCGGCCGATGTCGCGCATCGGCGGCTGGAGAACGGGATCGGCCTGATCACGATCCGCAGCTTTGGTGCCCTCACCTCGGTCGTCGCGGTCGACGCGGCACTCGCCGAGCTGCGCGACGCCCCGGCCTTGCTGATCGACGTGCGCGGCAATGGCGGCGGCGACACGGCGGTCGCGCGGCCGATCATGGGGCGCTTCATCACCGAGCGGGCGCCCTATGGCTATATGCGGCGGCGTGCAGGCGCAGGCCTGAGCCGGCGCTGGACGGAATATGTCGAGCCGCGCGGGCCGTTCACCTGGACCAAGCCGGTGATCGTGCTGTGCGATCACTGGAGCGCCAGCATGGCCGAGGGCTTCCCGATGGGGATGCGGGGGCTGGGCCGGGCGACGATCGTCGGCACGCCGATGATGGGGCTGGGCGCGGCGGTGTTCCAGCTGCGGCTCGACCGCAGCGGGATCGACCTGCAATATTCGGCCGAGCCGGTCTATGACGTTCAGGACCGGCCACGCTGGACGATGCGGCCCGATGTGGTCGTGTCCGACGGCGCCGATATCCTGGCGGCGGGAGTCGCTGAGGCGAAGCGTCGAATGGCGCAAGGCTGA